In Fusarium oxysporum Fo47 chromosome XII, complete sequence, one DNA window encodes the following:
- a CDS encoding cytochrome P450: MNATETAAANPGSATEAISYFKVLSLVVLPFIVTYIFTSFGNKGYQHGQSAREPPRVPYWIPYVGNTIGFAFDTERFLSSILSKFGKVPLRIFVGAEPMYFIPHGQPIIELFKASRHLTTKSLGVMTVRDAFGLPESDMPIYVDEDSQFGHVDPLKRFDFVQHRDLHALLTGGPLNSMTAKFVEVYSDIIEKDTRLNEDDWTEVDDLYEWLKNNLLRAAITALCGDKFLEISPNFLEDFWLFDYHLPSLFKRMPRWLVPKSYAARDKCVESMLRYHEYGNQLFDFTDEDGVVKKDWTSEFGTRLMSARQKMFQSVGMTPRGGAALDLGLMWAVNANAIPAGMWILLDILLDKDLKDRVMAEMQPSFIDKSLSFEIDKLCSGPLINSIYLETLRLRVASPVGRTSIISNLKFGKWQLKKGVGMLSSSWVGGHDPDFWNTGHVQPGGVEEHPVESFWAERFLVYENDPASGPVRPTTSAEKPAKRTSEDDRKARSTIDGTQGYWYPYGGGTKMCPGRFFAKQELIAAVAVALRAFDIELVDPEAASKVRPNMDYFPFGTIPPKGKVAARIRRRKL, from the exons ATGAACGCGACGGAGACTGCCGCAGCCAATCCAGGCTCAGCGACAGAGGCAATAAGCTACTTCAAAGTTCTCAGCCTCGTAGTTCTCCCCTTCATCGTGACATACATCTTCACGTCCTTCGGCAACAAGGGCTATCAGCATGGCCAAAGCGCACGAGAGCCCCCGAGGGTTCCGTACTGGATTCCATACGTAGGCAACACTATTGGCTTCGCTTTTGACACTGAGCGCTTTTTATCATCTATTCT ATCCAAATTCGGCAAAGTCCCGCTTCGTATCTTTGTTGGCGCAGAGCCTATGTACTTCATCCCTCATGGCCAGCCTATCATTGAACTCTTCAAGGCGTCGCGACACTTGACTACCAAGTCTCTTGGTGTCATGACTGTTCGAGATGCGTTTGGCTTGCCAGAGTCTGATATGCCGATCTATGTTGATGAGGATTCTCAGTTTGGACATGTTGACCCATTGAAGAGATTTGACTTTGTTCAGCATCGTGATTTACATGCTCTTTTGACAGGAGGGCCACTGAATTCAATGACTGCAAAGTTTGTTGAGGTCTACTCTGATATTATTGAGAAAGATACCAGGTTGAATGAGGACGATTGGACTGAGGTCGATGATCTTTACGAGTGGCTCAAAAACAATCTTCTCCGCGCCGCAATAACTGCTCTATGCGGCGATAAGTTTCTTGAGATCTCACCAAACTTCCTTGAAGACTTTTGGTTGTTTGACTATCATCTTCCCAGCCTCTTCAAGCGGATGCCTCGATGGCTTGTTCCGAAGAGTTATGCGGCCAGAGACAAGTGCGTCGAGAGCATGCTGCGGTACCACGAGTACGGAAACCAGCTGTTTGACTTTACTGATGAAGACGGTGTCGTCAAGAAGGATTGGACATCGGAGTTTGGTACACGGTTGATGAGTGCTAGACAGAAAATGTTCCAGAGCGTTGGGATGACCCCGCGAGGTGGCGCTGCTCTTGATCTAGGGCTCATGTGGGC GGTAAATGCTAATGCCATTCCCGCGGGCATGTGGATCCTCCTTGATATATTGCTCGACAAGGACCTGAAAGACAGAGTAATGGCCGAGATGCAACCTTCATTCATCGACAAGTCTCTATCATTCGAAATCGATAAGCTCTGCTCCGGCCCCCTGATCAATTCCATCTACCTCGAGACCTTACGTCTCCGCGTTGCTTCACCCGTTGGACGAACATCCATCATTTCTAATCTCAAATTCGGAAAATGGCAGTTGAAGAAAGGCGTCGGCATGCTATCTTCATCCTGGGTCGGCGGCCACGATCCCGATTTCTGGAATACCGGACATGTACAGCCTGGCGGAGTCGAAGAGCACCCCGTTGAATCGTTCTGGGCAGAGAGATTTCTGGTCTACGAGAATGACCCAGCCAGCGGCCCAGTTCGACCAACCACTTCTGCCGAAAAGCCTGCAAAGCGTACCTCAGAGGATGACCGTAAAGCGCGCTCTACTATTGATGGAACGCAGGGATATTGGTATCCTTATGGGGGCGGAACGAAAATGTGTCCTGGTCGATTCTTCGCCAAACAGGAACTCATAGCTGCTGTGGCGGTCGCTCTGCGTGCATTTGACATTGAACTTGTTGACCCTGAAGCGGCGAGTAAGGTTAGACCCAATATGGATTACTTTCCATTTGGAACTATTCCTCCTAAGGGGAAGGTCGCTGCTCGGATTAGGAGGCGAAAGCTGTGA